The following coding sequences are from one Melospiza melodia melodia isolate bMelMel2 chromosome 2, bMelMel2.pri, whole genome shotgun sequence window:
- the ILDR1 gene encoding immunoglobulin-like domain-containing receptor 1 has translation MAPRGRCRWALLLAWLPAGCLSLLVTVQDVERYTTLFATVILKCDYTTSAQLQDVVVTWRFKSFCKDPIFDYYSASYQAGLALGQDPSDDCNDSQRKVRIVIQKYGQKDPVLGTDYQQRKITIQNRADLVISEVMWWDHGMYYCSVEAQGDTSGDADKEVKLIVLHWLTVLLIILGGLLLLLLISICWCQCCPQYCCCHIQCGCCPTRCCCNQKVLERHQFMKRAQALAPWLSHNMFYGAGDRNSKLSSYQLNPLLQQDVSLQNSLPVVQPQAQLSHNNGVLDYLESEIQNLNMSQLRPPSHQRQAVQPSLLSSLGSDIVPPPLADHISSIHGSSSSSRPQRAARTPRLWDSAAEDRRENRRWPLPSSGDSHSSYSQEPWDRQREDHPQRQRAGGYSGRPQHSKWDVSPPRQAERGKGSSSFYPEETKERSGHHRGGRQEPGARREYEHHAGRSNYSGQRRHSYSPPSSRRGSWSSSEEHVRVPVSNRRRRNRRSREWPEEKPPSYRSLEIIPTQDKKHKGSAGTRSDRGSSHSGRSIVI, from the exons ATGGCCCCGCGCGGGCGCTGCCGGTGGGCgctgctgctggcctggctgCCGGCCG GGTGCCTCTCActcctggtgacagtgcaggatgTCGAGCGTTACACCACCTTATTTGCCACTGTCATCCTCAAGTGTGACTACACCACCTCGGCACAGCTGCAGGATGTGGTGGTGACCTGGCGCTTCAAATCCTTCTGCAAGGACCCCATCTTTGACTACTACTCAGCCT CATACCAGGCTGGTTTAGCCCTTGGCCAGGACCCCTCAGACGACTGCAATGACAGCCAGCGGAAGGTGCGCATTGTCATCCAGAAATACGGGCAGAAGGACCCTGTGCTGGGCACCGACTACCAGCAGCGAAAGATCACCATTCAGAACC GAGCAGACCTTGTCATCAGTGAGGTCATGTGGTGGGACCATGGCATGTACTACTGCAGCGTGGAAGCACAAGGAGATACCTCAGGTGATGCGGACAAAGAAGTTAAGCTGATTGTTCTCC actgGCTCACAGTACTCCTCATCATTCTCGGTGgtctcctcctccttctgctgATCAGTATCTGCTGGTGCCAGTGCTGCCCCCAGTATTGCTGCTGCCACATCCAGTGTGGCTGCTGTCCAACACGGTGCTGCTGTAATCAGAAAG tGCTGGAACGGCACCAGTTCATGAAGCGGGCTCAGGCACTTGCACCTTGGTTATCACACAACATGTTCTACGGAGCTGGTGACAGGAACTCAAAACTTTCCTCTTACCAGCTGAACCCCCTGCTGCAACAAG ATGTATCTCTGCAGAACAGTCTTCCAGTGGTGCAGCCACAAGCCCAGCTTTCCCATAACAACGGTGTTTTGGACTATCTGGAGTCTGAAATCCAGAACCTGAACATGTCCCAGCTGCGGCCGCCCTCCCACCAGCGGCAGGCTGTGCAGCCCAGCCTGCTTTCCTCGCTGGGCTCCGACATCGTGCCCCCTCCTCTTGCCGACCACATCTCCTCCATCcatgggagcagcagctcctcacggccACAAAGAGCTGCCCGCACCCCCAGGCTCTGGGACTCTGCTGCAGAGGACAGAAGGGAAAACCGGAGGTGGCCCTTGCCTTCCAGTGGGGATTCTCATTCCAGCTACAGTCAGGAGCCCTGGGACAGGCAGCGAGAGGATCATCCTCAGAGGCAGAGGGCAGGGGGCTACAGTGGCAGGCCCCAGCACTCCAAATGGGATGTGTCACCCCCACGCCAGGCCGAGAGGGGCAAGGGCAGCAGCAGTTTCTATCCAGAGGAGACCAAGGAGCGCTCCGGCCACCATCGTGGTGGGAGGCAGGAGCCCGGGGCAAGGCGAGAGTACGAGCACCATGCTGGGAGGAGCAATTACTCTGGCCAGAGGCGGCACAGCTACTCCCCGCCCTCGTCTCGCAGGGGCTCGTGGAGCTCCTCAGAAGAGCACGTCCGGGTGCCGGTGTCAAACCGCAGGCGGAGGAACCGCAGGTCCCGGGAGTGGCCAGAAGAGAAACCGCCCAGTTACCGCTCCCTAGAAATCATCCCAACTCAGGACAAGAAGCACAAAGGCAGCGCAGGGACCCGCTCA gacAGAGGAAGTTCCCACAGTGGAAGAAGCATTGTCATTTAA
- the LOC134415102 gene encoding apovitellenin-1-like has translation MLQSRALVIALILLLSTTLPEVQSKSIFEKDRRELLAIPETIASYFYEAVNKVSPKVSQFLLDTVQSPTVIAARQRIAKEATKVSIMFEQLIEKIKNLWYTRVLGY, from the exons ATGCTGCAATCCAGGGCGCTGGTGATAGCTCTGATTCTGCTCCTTAGCACCACTCTCCCCG AAGTGCAGTCAAAGTCCATCTTTGAGAAAGACCGTCGTGAGTTGCTGGCCATTCCTGAGACTATTGCGTCTTACTTCTATGAAGCTGTGAACAAGGTGTCCCCTAAAGTCAGCCAGTTCTTGTTGGATACTGTCCAGAGTCCAACAGTTATTGCGGCCAG ACAGAGAATCGCCAAAGAAGCGACCAAAGTCAGTATAATGTTTGAACAGCTGATTGAAAAAATAAAGAACCTGTGGTACACAAGAGTCCTAGGCTATTAG